From one Astatotilapia calliptera chromosome 10, fAstCal1.2, whole genome shotgun sequence genomic stretch:
- the phldb1a gene encoding pleckstrin homology-like domain family B member 1 isoform X4: MPCHSVSALQDLHESDNSASPADMDRMSRNKVEHGRQTHQVLQSTPLDLIETGKSLKVQAERPHLVSLGSGRLSTAITLLPLLEGKTTLGSEGTDIPLQGPGIAAKHCYIENQGGNITLYPCGNQCSADGVRLTKPYRLTQGCMLCFGQSAFFRFNHPEEAQRMKSMLPEGTRGLSATKTPSDPHKALNGNHDSKINSMAKTLQDSLVLKTSSSPGIGKHPVPPDMLNGTSNSKIDVSIYENSSSFLGHNLDSKTPARLPHTNHTPVPHPRPSLSVAASGTSGSQKAQESPKPLRNARAEATSCPTQHIRGSGQSAENLSQSHKPSSIKFYPKTPSSPQLRGSTLQKRSQSPLREQVQSLSHVDISQRVITPDSSGSTALRVPGRGTSGSQGSALPLPSQGFNANPILESPQGNRKLTTPSKAEVMRALYAQSPSPLAGLEKEQGSRQSRPAPGNAMVSSLGSASGLSPVASPHSVRKTSFPTAKGSSGKDPNLPKPYTRERKNSISEISDNEDELLEYHRWQREERLREQEMEKLERQRLETILNLCAEYNHEDGSVELEKSGLLGAGRGLCSDSGGGMALPGDGRNQRVRENDEEIQREESSSTESTHQECEELLAGQEEIYLEEERNRILARVDDLKHRVSELEQQLQETKHEVEMEQALLQAEWRAEQEQVEAENEIISQLQLKLNQLDKATQKEKDKKAEALESGTKQFEELEFCQLEEESRLEEKKEAQSSQLLQERAEYHCSVAKRKEKMAALEAQVKQLGLQASQDCERLAKDRTVTLHLLQKEQDMLCALEKKYHTLTGGRNFPKPGGSMKEELLHISEPDLIYVDGSPHSPCPSSASFSSSSSHIPSPELYPVRLQEEYLRMSDVYRMYGNASLQPHSSSPAALHCLSLTVTPALPTEEYITVSQLSQIFGMQRVNPSSSSSSMPAFQLASSESTSSCHTTARGPSSFLSAQSQPELSRNALPPLNLERWYQEIMAAGEPQPCPPPLPAKSFATRRHGQLSKSKSEGEVGQVSSNRSTTLLPHSSGATQEKNASTKGLHLALREMSNPLEMDSRRQLALPSRDTSPTVHHAILHHQLPPSGNQAYDTLSLESSDSMETSVSTGNSACTPESACGLEAQRIEEMEKMLKEAQQEKARLIENREREVQARRQMLEEERRRREEAERRLQDETAHRQRLVEEEVKMREKQFSQARPMTRYLPNRKEEFDLRAHVESCGHNIDTCPFVILTEKMCKGHLVKMGGKIKSWKKRWFVFDRLKRNFCYYVDKHETKLKGLIYFQAIEEVYYDHLRSATKSPTPSLTFCVKTHDRLYYMVAPSPEAMRIWMDVIVTGAEGYTQFMS; encoded by the exons GCCTCACCAAACCTTATCGGCTTACTCAAG GGTGCATGCTGTGCTTCGGTCAGTCGGCCTTTTTCCGTTTCAACCATCCCGAAGAGGCTCAGAGGATGAAGAGCATGCTACCAGAGGGGACCCGCGGGCTGAGCGCCACAAAAACTCCATCTG ACCCCCATAAGGCTCTGAATGGGAACCATGACTCCAAAATTAACAGTATGGCAAAAACCTTGCAGGACTCTTTGGTGCTCAAGACTTCATCATCACCGGGGATTGGTAAACATCCCGTTCCCCCAGACATGCTCAATGGAACTAGCAACTCCAAAATAGATGTCTCAATTTATgagaacagcagcagcttcctggGCCATAACCTTGACAGCAAAACACCTGCCCGGTTACCTCATACCAATCACACCCCTGTCCCGCATCCACGGCCCTCACTCTCTGTGGCTGCAAGTGGTACCAGTGGAAGTCAAAAGGCCCAGGAGAGTCCAAAGCCTCTGAGGAACGCAAGGGCAGAGGCAACATCATGCCCCACACAACATATCAGGGGGTCAGGACAGAGCGCAGAAAACTTAAGCCAAAGCCACAAACCATCATCCATCAAGTTTTACCCAAAGACTCCGTCAAGCCCTCAATTAAGGGGTTCCACCCTACAGAAGAGATCCCAGAGCCCCTTGCGAGAGCAGGTTCAGTCTCTTTCCCATGTAGACATATCTCAAAGGGTCATTACTCCAGACTCGTCTGGGTCCACCGCCCTGAGGGTGCCCGGCAGAGGGACCTCAGGATCGCAGGGTTCGGCTCTGCCCCTTCCCTCACAGGGCTTCAATGCTAACCCCATCCTAGAGAGCCCCCAGGGCAACCGCAAACTCACGACTCCTTCAAAAGCAGAAGTCATGCGGGCACTGTATGCCCAGAGTCCATCACCACTCGCTGGGCTGGAGAAGGAGCAGGGAAGCAGGCAGTCAAGGCCTGCGCCAGGAAATGCCATGGTCTCAAGCTTAGGCTCTGCATCTGGTTTGTCTCCTGTCGCTAGCCCTCATAGCGTAAGAAAGACTTCTTTTCCGACTGCCAAGGGATCATCCGGCAAGGACCCAAATCTTCCAAAACCATACACTCGGGAACGTAAAAACAGCATCTCTGAGATCAGCGACAATGAGGACGAGCTGCTTGAATACCATCGCtggcagagagaggagaggctgCGTGAGCAGGAAATGGAGAAACTG GAGCGACAGAGACTGGAGACCATCCTGAATTTGTGCGCAGAGTATAATCATGAGGACGGCTCTGTGGAGCTGGAGAAGAGTGGTCTGCTGGGTGCTGGTAGAGGACTTTGTTCAGACTCGGGAGGGGGGATGGCTCTCCCGGGAGACGGCCGAAACCAGAGGGTGAGAGAGAACGACGAGGAAATCCAGAGAGAGGAGTCTAGCAGCACAGAGAGCACGCACCAAGAG TGTGAAGAGCTGTTAGCTGGACAGGAGGAGATTTacctggaggaggagaggaacagGATCCTGGCCAGGGTTGATGATTTGAAACACAGAGTCAGTgagctggagcagcagctgcaagAGACCAAACATGAG GTGGAGATGGAGCAAGCCCTGCTGCAGGCAGAGTGGCGGGCAGAACAGGAGCAGGTGGaggctgaaaatgaaataatctcTCAGCTACAGCTCAAACTCAACCAGCTGGACAAGGCCACCCAGAAAGAGAAGGACAAG AAAGCTGAAGCTCTGGAGTCTGGGACCAAGCAGTTTGAGGAGCTGGAGTTCTGCCAGCTGGAAGAGGAGAGCCGTCTAGAGGAGAAGAAGGAAGCTCAGAGCTCACAACTGCTCCAAGAGCGAGCCGAGTATCACTGCAGTGTGGCCAAGAGGAAG GAAAAGATGGCTGCTCTGGAAGCTCAGGTAAAGCAGCTGGGGTTACAGGCATCTCAAGACTGTGAAAGGCTGGCAAAGGACAGGACAGTGACTTTGCATCTGTTACAAAAG GAACAAGACATGCTGTGCGCCCTGGAGAAGAAATACCACACGCTGACAGGAGGGAGAAACTTTCCAAAGCCCGGTGGCAGCATGAAAGAG GAATTGCTTCACATCAGCGAGCCCGACCTTATTTATGTGGACGGTTCTCCTCATAGTCCCTGtccctcctctgcctccttctcctcctcatcctctcacATCCCCTCCCCCGAGCTATATCCTGTCAGGCTACAAGAG GAGTACCTCAGGATGTCTGATGTCTATAGGATGTATGGAAATGCTTCTCTGCAGCCTCACtcttcctctcctgctgctcTCCACTGCCTCTCCCTCACTGTAACTCCAGCTTTGCCAACTGAG GAGTACATCACAGTCAGTCAGTTAAGTCAGATCTTTGGGATGCAGCGAGTCaatccctcctcttcctcctcctctatgCCAGCATTCCAACTCGCCTCCTCTGAATCCACCTCCTCATGCCACACAACTGCACGTGGTCCTTCCTCCTTTCTCTCTGCACAG AGCCAACCTGAGCTGAGCAGGAATGCATTGCCTCCTCTTAATCTTGAGCGCTGGTACCAGGAAATCATGGCAGCTGGAGAGCCTCAGCCATGCCCTCCACCACTGCCTGCAAAGTCTTTTGCCACACGCAGACACGGGCAG CTGTCAAAGTCCAAATCAGAAGGTGAAGTTGGACAGGTTTCATCAAACAGAAGCACCACGTTGTTGCCACACTCCAGTGGTGCTACACAGGAGAAAAATgcttccacaaag GGGTTGCACTTAGCGCTGAGAGAGATGTCAAACCCACTGGAGATGGACTCCAGGAGGCAGTTGGCTTTGCCGAGCAGAG ATACATCTCCCACAGTCCATCACGCCATCTTGCATCACCAGCTGCCACCCAGTGGCAACCAAGCGTATGACACCCTGAGTCTGGAAAGCTCAGACAGCATGGAGACCAGCGTCTCCACCGGCAACTCCGCCTGTACCCCAGAAAG CGCCTGTGGCTTAGAGGCCCAGAGGATAGAAGAGATGGAAAAGATGCTGAAGGAAGCGCAGCAGGAGAAAGCCAGACTGATTGAGAACAGA GAGAGGGAGGTGCAGGCTCGGCGGCAGATGTTAGAGGAGGAGCGGAGGAGGCGAGAGGAGGCCGAGAGGAGGCTTCAGGACGAGACGGCCCACAGGCAGAggctggtggaggaggaggtgaagatGAGAGAGAAGCAGTTCTCCCAG GCCCGTCCAATGACGCGCTACCTGCCGAACCGCAAGGAGGAGTTTGACCTGCGTGCCCATGTGGAGTCATGCGGCCACAACATAGACACCTGCCCCTTTGTCATCCTCACTGAAAAAATGTGCAAGGGCCACTTGGTGAAGATGGGCGGCAAAATCAAATCCTGGAAGAAACGCTGGTTCGTTTTTGACCGTCTCAAGAGGAACTTCTGTTATTACGTGG acaAGCATGAGACCAAGCTGAAAGGGCTCATTTACTTTCAGGCGATTGAAGAGGTTTATTACGATCACCTACGCAGCGCCACTAAG AGCCCCACTCCATCTTTGACCTTCTGCGTGAAAACTCATGACCGGCTTTACTATATGGTGGCCCCGTCCCCTGAGGCCATGAGGATCTGGATGGATGTCATAGTAACGGGTGCAGAGGGCTATACGCAGTTCATGAGCTGA